GGTGCCGCACCCCAAAAGTTAGAGTGAAAATCTGACTTTTGGGGTGTTTTTATATGGCTAAATATAGTTATGAATTTAAATTGATGATTGTAAAAGAATATCTTGAAAATTCCTTGGGCTATGGATTGCTAGCGAAAAAACATGGTATTCCAAGCCAATCACCAATTGAGAGGTGGGTTCGTGCTTATAAAGAATTTGGTGAGGACGGGCTACGCAGGAAGCATTCTAAACAAGTTTATCCTGTTCAATTTAAGTTAGATGTATTAAACTTTATGAAAAGGACAGGCGCTTCTTATCAAGATACCGCGATTGTTTTTAAGATGAACAATCCCACATTAATTGCGAACTGGTACAGAATTTTCTGGAATGAAGGTATAGAGGGCCTGCAAGATAAATCGAAAGGACGGCCTCCTAT
This genomic window from Virgibacillus dokdonensis contains:
- a CDS encoding helix-turn-helix domain-containing protein; translated protein: MAKYSYEFKLMIVKEYLENSLGYGLLAKKHGIPSQSPIERWVRAYKEFGEDGLRRKHSKQVYPVQFKLDVLNFMKRTGASYQDTAIVFKMNNPTLIANWYRIFWNEGIEGLQDKSKGRPPMSKNHKAKPAKQEKELSREELLERENELLRLENAYLKKLKAFQENPNAFLEKHKQRWRSNSKKKDSN